One region of Camelina sativa cultivar DH55 chromosome 6, Cs, whole genome shotgun sequence genomic DNA includes:
- the LOC104699044 gene encoding uncharacterized protein LOC104699044, whose amino-acid sequence MKLLTISVTILVISMVFAHTATTTEARKLRKTKDQDHFKAGSTEKFVPTSPENSLGVRHKKGNTNVEGFQDDFKPTEGRKLQKTNGEIHFKTGSTDDFAPTSPGHSPGVGHKKGNANVEKFKDDFKPTEGTNGQNHFKTGSTDDFAPTSPGNSPGIGHKRGNGNVKGSKDDLAPTEERHFKTGTTDDFAPTSPGNSPGMGHKKGDDFKPTTPGHSPGIGHAVKNDEPTA is encoded by the coding sequence ATGAAACTACTCACTATCAGTGTGACCATTCTCGTGATCTCGATGGTATTTGCCCACACAGCAACCACCACTGAAGCAAGGAAGTTGaggaaaacaaaagatcaaGATCATTTTAAAGCTGGATCTACAGAAAAATTCGTGCCTACTTCTCCAGAAAACAGCCTTGGTGTGCGACATAAAAAAGGTAATACCAATGTTGAAGGGTTTCAAGATGACTTCAAGCCCACGGAAGGAAGAAAGTTGCAGAAAACGAACGGTGAAATTCATTTCAAAACCGGATCAACAGACGATTTCGCACCTACTTCCCCAGGACACAGCCCCGGGGTGGGGCATAAGAAAGGAAATGCCAATGTTGAAAAGTTTAAAGATGACTTCAAACCCACGGAAGGAACCAACGGTCAGAATCACTTCAAAACAGGATCTACGGACGATTTTGCACCTACTTCTCCGGGAAACAGTCCTGGGATAGGCCACAAGAGAGGGAATGGGAATGTTAAGGGGTCTAAAGATGACTTGGCACCCACGGAAGAAAGACATTTCAAAACTGGAACCACAGATGATTTCGCACCTACTTCTCCAGGAAACAGTCCCGGGATGGGACATAAGAAAGGAGATGACTTCAAACCCACAACACCAGGACATAGCCCCGGGATTGGTCATGCTGTCAAGAACGACGAACCTACAGCTTAG
- the LOC104791280 gene encoding uncharacterized protein LOC104791280 gives MAEFICLFGKDSAAIVIKQPKKSPLFLRMIVLVFAMVCGLYICSVCLKQFGYVNLQSSQLVQTSPIDSHSLRFVTRIHYPKPQTFNRDECGHNPVRYFAILSMQRSGSGWFETLLNSHNNVSSNGEIFSVLDRRKNITSIIQTLDRVYNLDWFTSASKNECSAAIGFKWMLNQGLMVNHKEIVEYFNRRGVSAIFLFRRNPLRRMVSVLANSYDRYAKLLNGTHKSHVHSPEEADALSKYKPVINSTSLIHDLQETENSAAKALEYFNTTRHIVVFYEDLITNQTTLKRVQEFLNIPVKDLSSRQVKIHRGDLSDHIKNWEDINKTLNGTEYEKYLRADY, from the exons ATGGCGGAGTTCATCTGTTTATTCGGAAAG GACAGTGCAGCGATTGTTATAAAGCAACCAAAGAAATCACCATTGTTCTTAAGGATGATAGTTTTGGTGTTCGCTATGGTTTGTGGTCTCTACATTTGCTCCGTTTGCTTAAAACAGTTCGGTTATGTCAATCTCCAAAGCTCCCAACTTGTTCAAACTAGTCCTATTGATTCTCACTCGTTACGCTTTGTTACTCGGATTCATTACCCAAAGCCACAGACTTTTAATAG AGATGAATGTGGGCATAATCCGGTGAGGTACTTTGCGATATTGTCGATGCAGAGATCAGGAAGCGGTTGGTTTGAAACATTGTTGAATAGTCATAACAATGTGAGTTCTAATGGAGAGATCTTCTCGGTTTTGgatagaagaaaaaacattacttCAATCATTCAGACTCTTGATAGAGTTTATAATCTTGATTGGTTTACGAGTGCTTCAAAGAACGAGTGCTCTGCTGCTATTGGATTCAAATGGATGCTTAACCAG GGTTTGATGGTTAACCATAAAGAAATAGTAGAGTACTTTAACAGAAGAGGTGTCTCGGCGATATTTCTATTTAGAAGGAACCCTTTAAGAAGAATGGTTTCTGTGTTGGCAAATTCTTATGACCGTTATGCTAAGCTGTTGAATGGGACTCATAAGTCTCATGTTCATTCTCCTGAAGAG GCAGATGCACTTTCTAAGTATAAGCCGGTTATCAACTCGACATCTTTGATCCACGATttacaagaaacagagaattcaGCTGCAAAAGCGTTAGAATATTTCAATACCACCCGTCATATCGTTGTCTTCTACGAAGATCTCATAACAAATCAAACG ACATTGAAACGAGTTCAAGAGTTTTTGAACATTCCTGTGAAGGATTTGTCAAGCAGACAGGTGAAAATACACAGAGGAGATTTGTCAGATCACATAAAGAACTGGGAAGATATAAACAAGACATTGAACGGGACCGAGTACGAGAAATATCTACGAGCAGATTATTAG
- the LOC104791281 gene encoding cyclin-dependent kinase inhibitor 2 — protein sequence MAAVRRREREAVEENGVTTPPAVKRRKMEEEVESSRIISSPRVVQATNNRGGGTVDRNSAGASETSVVIVRRRDSSVPPVEEEEGDDQCCQIGEDDSSSVSCCSRSEEKSKRRIEFVDYVEENNGEDDESGTSWIYNDLSSMDSEEDVVVESRRRLKMNKKKSCETTNVKETELDDFFQAAETNLRNQILESSIKYNFDFEKEEPLQGGRYEWVKLNP from the exons ATGGCGGCGGTTAGGAGAAGAGAACGAGAAGCGGTGGAAGAAAATGGAGTAACGACGCCTCCGGCggtgaagaggaggaagatggaggaggaggtggaaTCATCAAGGATAATATCGTCGCCGCGCGTCGTACAGGCGACGAATAATCGTGGTGGTGGAACGGTGGATAGGAATTCAGCTGGAGCGTCGGAGACGAGTGTTGTGATAGTTCGACGGCGAGATTCTTCGGTTCCGccggttgaagaagaagaaggagatgatcAGTGCTGTCAAATCGGAGAAGATGATTCGTCGTCGGTTTCGTGTTGTTCTAGATCGGAAGAGAAATCTAAACGGAGAATCGAATTTGTAGATTATGTTGAG GAAAATAAcggtgaagatgatgaaagtGGAACGTCATGGATTTATAATGATTTATCATCGATGGATtcagaagaagatgttgttgttgaGTCTCGTCGTCGGCTAAAgatgaataagaagaagagttgtgaGACGACGAATGTGAAGGAAACTGAGTTAGATGATTTTTTCCAAGCGGCGGAGACTAATCTACGCAATCAAATCTTGGAATCTTCTATCAA gtatAACTTTGATTTCGAGAAAGAGGAGCCACTACAAGGTGGACGATACGAGTGGGTTAAATTGAATCCATGA
- the LOC104791282 gene encoding uncharacterized protein LOC104791282 yields the protein MARLEMHNSINGAARISFSNEFVEIRSEKSNAKINNISSRSSFSMHSADFAFSVTDYLMIPADEIFLKGKILPFKETSHVHRTLKEELLLEEEGSVVDRNIFSLRPISLSSSSFSTKGTWREMLGLKRTHVRSKITDEVSEANIFSLSQDHKTISGNVARKECQVADT from the exons atggCACGCTTAGAAATGCACAACTCCATAAATGGTGCTGCAAGAATCTCTTTCTCTAACGAGTTTGTCGAAATCAGATCGGAGAAGAGTAATGCTAAGATCAACAACATTAGCTCGAGAAGCTCTTTCTCCATGCACTCTGCTGATTTCGCTTTCTCTGTCACCGACTACCTCATGATTCCCGCCGATGAGATCTTCCTCAAAGGAAAGATCTTACCTTTTAAGGAGACCAGTCACGTCCACAGAACACTAAAAGAAGAGCTTCTTTTGGAAGAAGAGGGTTCTGTCGTCGATCGCAACATCTTTTCCCTCAGGCCAATAtcgttatcttcttcatctttttctacAAAGGGCACGTGGAGGGAGATGTTGGGCCTTAAGAGGACTCATGTTAGATCTAAGATCACTGATGAAGTCAGTGAGGCAAATATTTTCTCACTGAGTCAAGATCACAAAACAATCTCAG GAAATGTTGCGAGGAAGGAGTGTCAAGTTGCAGatacatga